GCAAGGTGTCCTTAATAGTCCCAACTCTCTACATCATATGTCTCTGATTGTGGACCAGAGACAAGGAGATTGAATGGAGAAAGCATTATGCGATTCCTCGATATCCTCAAGAAACAAAGGTTGACCAACATCTCGTACTTCAACTAGTGGACGAAGCCTGTCCAAATGAAATATGTCAAAACAAACCCAAGATCTCATGTCCTCAAGGTGGTCTTACGACTCGGACCATATTAAAGGCTAGGggtaaaaggtgaatgaaatgatgggaaacaaggcccaaatacccaaaaGATAATACCAAGCCTTTGAGTGCACAATGTCAAATATCGGAGAAATGTGTGAGCCTAGTGACTTAGCCTACATACAAATGAACAATGCCAAATGACAAGTTATAGACGCTAGAGGACACGCCGTTCAAGAAACAAAATGACGATCGGTGAGGGTAGAAGAAAACGAAAAGGGATGAGACAAATGATGAAGGAgtgtaaaagaaaatagtgaaaaaggTCAGGATAGAAAATGTGGCAAGTGTGATAATAATGAACAACTCACCCCAATAATGACAGGTCGAAGTAGGCCACTGTAGGATGGGAATGGTGATTTAGATAATGATCTAGGGAACCCAGCGCTAAGGAAACCCAATCCTCATTCTTGACATGTCTCCTAGATCTATGCAAAAATGGATCATACAATGCTCTCACCCACTCtcagaagaaaaaataaaatcccttATACGCGAAATGACATTTGATGACTGAGCCGTGATACTGACGACTAACAAGGCTAAACTAAACatcaatgaaatgaaaattgaacgagcttaccttttttttttttttggcaatgaCGTAACAAACCAAGTAAGCTGAAGCTTACACTAGCATAATCTAACAAGTGACTCTCAAACCCTAAGCCCAAATGGTTTCTCCAAACTAAGACTCCTGGATCAAAACCTAGGGGTGGAATGAAGGGTGTGACATACTTGATTTGAAATACTGGGACGAGAGCGCATCATCATCACACAAGGGAAAACAAAAGATGGATGAGACGACATGataaaaacaaaactcaaaGACAGACGAGCGACGATGCCAAATGGAGGAAAGAAAAACCAAGAACGACCtacaaaaggaacaaacaaaCAATGACACAATGTGCTCACAATACTCTCCGATCAAGAAAATAACCGCAAAGTGCACAATAAGAGGCCCCTAACCCAGGCAAGAAAAGGTATGCAAGGCTAAGTGAATGAAAAGGTTATAATGTAccatgtgaggctcaatgggctagcaactgGATATATCAATGTATGGATATGAAAAAGGGATATGGCTGCTTGAAGTGATGGCCACCCATTCTTCGACCATGATCTCATACGTAAAAATTCTTCAACTGATCTACGTTGACTGGCTTCGAAAACTGATTGCCGTTTGGATCTGTCAACTAGGCTGCTTCCTCTTGAGTCAACTCTCGGATAgcataaggcccactccaacttGGTCTAAACTTACCCCTAGGGTCACTGATCAATCCCCTAAGGACCCTTAAAACTAGGTCACCTTTTTGAAATTTCCTAAGCTTAACCCTCTTCCTGAATGCATAGACCATTTTGCTCTGATAAGCATGCATGTGATTTGTGGCCCTCAATCTCTTTTCATCAAGTAAATTCAACTGGTCGTATCTGGCTCGCAACTAATCCGTCTCAGAAAATGTGATGCTCCAAAGCTATTCTCAATGAACCTACTTTTATCTCAACAAGCAGGACAACTTCTATGCCATACACCAACAAAAAGGGAGTAGCCCCTATGGATGTACAAAATGATGTGCGATATGCCCATAATGTAAAAGGAAGCTTCTTTGACCAATTTCGAGATGTCTCGACCATCTTTCGTaaaatcctcttgatattccTGTTTGCAATCTCAACTGCCCCATTAGTCTGCGACCTATTCGCAAATGACCAATGGTGTTGAATGCCATATTCCTGAACTAGTGTATCCACCTCACCTCTAAAATGTACCCCTATGTCTGAGATCAACTCATGAGGAATCCCGTATCAGTAGATAATATGTGATCTGATGAACTTGCCCACCTTAGCTACTGTCAAGTTGGCATAAGAAGTAGCCTCCACTCATTTGGTGAAATAATCAATAGCTACCAGGATGTACTCATGACCACTAGAGGATTTCGGAGAGACCTTTCCAATCACATCAACACCCCACACTAAAAATGGCCAAGAGGATGTAAGTGCATGTAGCTCAGATGGAGGTACGTGTATCAAGTCTCCGTGCATATGACATTTTGGACATCTCTGTACAAACTGACAGTAATCTGTCTTCATAGTCAACCAAAAGTAGCTAGTCCTCATGATTTTACGTGCCAGCATGTGACCCCCCATGTGGGATCCGCAGACTCCTTCATGGACCTCTCTCATCACCCTATTTACTGTGGCTTGGTATATACATAACAACATGTCATTTGATGACCTCCTATAAATGACATCCCCACAAATAACAAATCTGGTGGCCAACTATCtcaatgctctcctatccttggtCGTGACTGACTTAGGGTAAGCACCATATGCCGGAAACTGATGAATATCATGATACCATGGTAGCTCAGCCTGATCCTcaatatttccaatcaaacaacaGTAAGCTGGTGCGGATTTGGTTTCAATCAACAATGGTCGCATAGTCATCCCTGCAGGAATCTCAATCATAGAAGCCAAGATGGCTAACGCATTAGGGAACTGATTCTCTACCCTAGGTAGATGTATATACCTCAACTCATAAAATCTATCAATCAACAAGTCCAAGTAAGCATGGTAAGGTTTCAGTTTCTC
This region of Vitis vinifera cultivar Pinot Noir 40024 chromosome 5, ASM3070453v1 genomic DNA includes:
- the LOC109122599 gene encoding uncharacterized protein LOC109122599, yielding MDHLASLLISDDRPIDDDFPNEQFVSVARIARWRLYFDGLETVLDLGVQQLEIHRNSNLVIQQTQGIWRTRDEKLKPYHAYLDLLIDRFYELRYIHLPRVENQFPNALAILASMIEIPAGMTMRPLLIETKSAPAYCCLIGNIEDQAELPWYHDIHQFPAYGAYPKSVTTKDRRALR